One window of the Octopus sinensis linkage group LG3, ASM634580v1, whole genome shotgun sequence genome contains the following:
- the LOC115209592 gene encoding uncharacterized protein LOC115209592, whose amino-acid sequence MASYDAASRASEDPETRSKRMAIKASAVAAQRASEDPQQRATRLATNAAATAASTFSTHSHDSDQQRSTFQRNSRRREATRDPTSPNSPYWHLRAFKYEPNFNYSMHADMNIGEMCFNCQFCNAKKWAGEPPAMCCLNGKVSLSPLRVLPDPLKELLNGSTSRSSKFLQLIRKYNCAFQMTSFGANVVRETGWMPTFKVQDQVYHLIGSLQPLQNCKPSFLQIYFITNYNRQLDLRFGVIPQPANTDADNFDRDVLLSLQNMLHDHNSYIRSFKYALETAPSPTFTIVIDADKRPSGEHARRYNAPSCNEVAIVLHGEQHNQRDIVLQSRDSGLQRINETHRSYDALQYPLLFPYGEDGYHFGIPHHKPNEPSAATSKTVSCMAFYSYRFMTRHNDFNPLHRSRELFHQLAVDMAAKMESERLGFIKLNQKQLRSDSYIHLRDGIRNDTDARNIGKMCILPSTYTGGPRYMHERTQDAMTYVRHYGRPDLFITFTCNPKWFEVTRELLPEQQYCHRHDIIARVFRQKLAKLIHLIKKGQVFGPVNCHMYTVEWQKRGLPHAHILLWLVNKIDPTDFDDLIAAEISDPTVDRQLYDIVKAHMVHGPCGPGFQKFSSCHKDHVCTKRYPKRFVDETQTGRDEYPLYRRRHPDNGGFTITLRGHQVDNRWVVPYCPFLMKSFNAHINVEFCHSVKSIKYICKYVNKGSDAAMFGLQKANSMDEVSQYLAGRYISSGEAFWRIFGFPLHQRHPAIIQLAVHLENGQRTYFTEQTDAQLAANPKETTLTGFFRLCQLDTFAKTLLYPQVPSYYVWSNNNWVRRKSGQDVEGHPGVKFNSCLGRVYTVPPNQHDCFHLRLLLHEVLGPQSFQDIRTVDGVLCDTFREACFRRRLLEDDSQWGATMAEGVSLKSPKKIRSLFAILLLWCDLADPASLWLTYKDDMAEDFLRHAQSLHPSMEVGYTDLIYNSL is encoded by the coding sequence ATGGCTTCATACGATGCTGCTTCCAGGGCTTCAGAGGATCCGGAAACAAGGTCGAAGCGCATGGCCATAAaggcttctgctgttgctgcacaAAGGGCTTCAGAGGACCCACAACAAAGGGCCACTCGACTGGCAACAAACGCTGCGGCTACTGCTGCTTCAACATTTTCGACACATTCCCACGACTCAGACCAGCAACGTTCTACATTCCAGCGGAACAGTCGACGCCGCGAGGCTACCCGCGATCCGACGAGTCCAAACAGCCCTTACTGGCATCTACGGGCTTTCAAGTATGAGCCCAACTTCAATTACTCGATGCACGCTGACATGAATATTGGGGAAATGTGCTTCAATTGCCAATTCTGCAATGCTAAAAAGTGGGCTGGGGAACCACCTGCAATGTGCTGCTTAAACGGTAAGGTCAGCTTGTCCCCTCTTCGGGTGCTGCCAGACCCTTTGAAGGAATTACTTAATGGTTCCACCTCAAGGTCATCAAAATTCCTTCAACTCATCAGGAAGTACAATTGTGCATTTCAGATGACTTCTTTCGGGGCTAACGTTGTCAGAGAAACTGgttggatgcctactttcaaggTCCAGGACCAGGTGTATCACCTTATTGGGTCACTCCAGCCACTACAAAATTGCAAACCTTCGTTccttcaaatttatttcattacaaattACAATAGGCAACTTGATTTGCGTTTCGGTGTAATTCCACAACCTGCAAACACTGACGCTGACAATTTCGACAGGGACGTGCTGCTCAGTCTGCAAAACATGCTTCATGACCACAACAGCTATATTCGCAGTTTCAAATACGCCTTGGAAACAGCCCCTTCACCAACATTCACCATTGTCATCGATGCTGACAAAAGGCCTTCTGGGGAGCACGCGCGCCGATATAACGCTCCTTCGTGCAATGAAGTGGCCATAGTTCTCCATGGTGAACAGCACAATCAGCGAGACATAGTTCTTCAAAGCCGCGACAGTGGTCTTCAGCGTATTAATGAGACGCATCGGTCATATGACGCCCTGCAGTATCCCCTTCTTTTTCCGTATGGAGAAGACGGGTACCATTTCGGCATTCCTCACCACAAACCAAACGAGCCCTCGGCTGCGACATCTAAAACTGTTTCATGTATGGCTTTTTACTCATACCGCTTCATGACAAGGCATAATGATTTCAACCCCCTGCACAGATCACGGGAACTGTTTCACCAGTTGGCAGTTGACATGGCTGCAAAGATGGAGTCCGAGAGACTGGGCTTCATCAAATTGAATCAGAAGCAGCTGCGCTCAGACTCCTACATCCATTTGCGTGATGGCATCAGGAATGACACTGACGCCCGCAATATCGGCAAAATGTGCATTCTCCCCTCAACCTATACAGGGGGCCCACGGTACATGCACGAGCGAACACAAGACGCTATGACTTACGTTCGGCATTATGGGCGACCCGATTTATTCATTACCTTTACATGTAACCCAAAGTGGTTTGAGGTAACGCGAGAACTTCTCCCAGAGCAGCAGTACTGTCATCGCCATGATATTATTGCAAGGGTTTTCAGGCAGAAACTGGCTAAGCTcattcatttaataaaaaaagggCAGGTTTTTGGGCCTGTTAACTGCCACATGTATACTGTTGAGTGGCAGAAAAGAGGGTTGCCACACGCGCACATTTTGCTTTGGTTGGTCAACAAAATAGACCCAACAGATTTTGATGATCTCATTGCAGCAGAAATTTCGGACCCAACTGTTGACCGGCAGCTGTACGACATTGTGAAGGCACACATGGTACACGGTCCGTGCGgtcctggttttcaaaagttctcctCATGCCACAAAGACCACGTGTGCACTAAACGGTACCCAAAGAGGTTCGTGGACGAGACCCAGACCGGCCGCGACGAATACCCACTGTACAGAAGAAGGCACCCTGACAATGGTGGATTCACTATAACGTTACGGGGTCATCAAGTGGATAATAGGTGGGTAGTGCCGTACTGTCCATTTCTGATGAAATCTTTTAATGCTCACATAAATGTGGAGTTCTGTCATTCAGTCAagtctataaagtatatatgtaaatatgttaacaagggttctgacgctgcCATGTTTGGCCTTCAAAAGGCCAATAGCATGGATGAGGTGTCACAGTACTTGGCAGGTCGGTACATAAGCAGTGGTGAAGCTTTTTGGCGGATATTCGGGTTTCCACTTCACCAAAGGCACCCCGCCATCATACAACTAGCAGTTCATTTGGAAAATGGCCAACGAACTTACTTTACTGAACAGACTGATGCACAATTGGCGGCCAATCCAAAAGAAACAACTTTGACCGGTTTCTTTAGGCTTTGCCAACTTGACACATTTGCTAAAACACTTTTATACCCTCAGGTCCCGTCCTACTACGTGTGGTCAAACAACAATTgggtgcgtaggaagtcgggtcaGGATGTTGAAGGACATCCTGGTGTCAAGTTTAACAGTTGTCTAGGAAGAGTCTACACTGTACCTCCAAACCAACATGACTGTTTTCACCTGCGCCTTCTCCTCCATGAGGTTTTAGGCCCACAAAGTTTTCAAGACATCAGAACTGTTGATGGTGTATTATGTGATACTTTCCGCGAAGCCTGTTTTCGGCGTCGACTTTTGGAGGATGATTCACAATGGGGCGCCACTATGGCAGAAGGTGTTTCATTAAAATCTCCTAAAAAAATCAGATCGCTTTTCGCTATTCTACTACTATGGTGTGACTTGGCTGATCCCGCCTCTTTATGGCTTACCTACAAAGATGATATGGCTGAAGATTTCCTGCGTCACGCTCAATCGCTACATCCATCAATGGAGGTCGGGTACACTGACCTCATTTACAACAGTctataa